taaatagagggaaaaaaaaacatgcccAATCATATGAGCACTCTGTCATCCAAGAAGCACCTAGAAAATAGTCAGCCATCTCAGTGTAGACTTAAGCccttcttaattattttcttcttttattccctCAGTATGTCATGAACCTCTGATAGAACACAGAACTAAacctctgcttttgttctggTGTTTCCTCCCCACTGCACATCTCCAATTCTagattctttttcctctgctctgtcccTTAGCAGCAACTTACTTATAAGAAACATGTACCAGCCCTTCACTTCCTAATTCTTGTAGCCTGGAGATGCCTCAGCctctttgtatttcttgaaatacaaaaactgaATTCTGAACATTCATTTTTGGGTGAATACTAACAGTGCTCTTGAATGTCTCAGGAATTTTATTCTTGAATAAAGCAGGTGTTTTTTAGGTAATTGCCTATTGCAATGACTTCAGacaaaaatgaactgaaacCTTTTGGTTGTTGATATTGTAATGGCAATGGCCAGTTTGCCTGCACATCTAGAAGAGAAATGGGCATTCCTTAATACAGATCTTAATATGAGTGTTTTATAAAGTCCCAGTCCATAGGCCAGGAGCCTTTGATACCAGGCAGCTCGTCACTGGATGTTGTCACATCTTCGGGCAGTGACTAAATGACTTCTTCCACTAGAGAGCAGAAAGTAAAAGTTTATGGTGTACTTGTAAAAGGTGGCATTGATTACTCTGTAAATGTCcctgcagaataaataaataaataaatctttagacatctttctgtttgtttcatagtttcatagaTCTTTTGCTGATCAGGAACTTAATAATAAGTAGTGCTctagagaaaggaagagaagcttGCCAGttctatttttcagtaattaaattttgtaacaaaaatataACTTCTTGTCTAAAAGCCACTCATCTCCATAACAAAACTGTTAAATTCAGGTTTTATAAAGATGTCTGAAACTGATTCTGAAACTGGAAGAATATAAACCATTCATTAAAATACCTGTTTTCAAGGAAAGGCTATCTGAAAACATGAGATCCAATCTGGTACATTATAATACCTCTTGTATGGACTATAATTAAATGTGgtaaaaacaacataaacaaaTTAAAGAGATCTTTTAATGTGAGTGTATTAGAAGTGATATTATTAGGAGTGGCCAAAAATTCACTGGTAAATATGCACGTATATTAAGCACAACAATTGCATCTTGGAAATTTATCATATTGCATTAAGATAATTCTAATagatttttggggggaaaaagtaataataattgctttctcttttatgGAGAAATTTCAAATGATTCCACTCTGCAAATAGTTCATTTCAATTATGCTTGATGTTATCTTTAGCTCTCAATTTGGACTCGTGGCAATGAACGGCTCAGCTTTCCTCTAATTTTAATCTGTGTCTTGAGAGATTACACTTCATGTAAAACTGTTAACGTAAGTAGGACTGAAATATTAGTAAGAATCACAGACTTACCTGATGGGTAAAAGCCTTGAAGCCAAGCTGGATCCAAGCACTATGCATGTAGAATAGTGTATGTGTATAAAACTGAATTCAGACTCAGTGTTCGATTGGCATTTTCAAAAGATCTTAACCGAGTTAAGAACACTTTTGTTACCGTGGCTTTTGCTTTTAACATAGTGatgattttaaaagttcttcTTTCGTTGCTATTGGCCATGTGAAAtacttgttttgctgttgaacaacagcaaaaaaatccaAATCTAATCAATAGCCAAATAGTTAGCATATATTAATTTCCTCTCTGTCTGGCCAAAGTAAAGAGAAAGTAGGCTAATGGCTGTATTTTATACAGCTACCACAGAAGCTGACTTCTAGCATATAGctgtaaaagtaaaaataatttacacaGTATCCTAACTGAAATTTTGGGttctgctgaaaatgaaagtgatacatcaatattttaaatgctgataATTACACATTTCTGTCCTCCAGGTGAATTCAGTTCTAGACAGATGATTTAGGAAACTGACATGCTTTGTTTAATCACGGCTCTCCTCACATTCCCATTAACTTGACTTTTGTCTTTCTGGAAAGCTGATTTTCTTTGGTCAGCTCCACCTTTTTCCCGTGCTTATAATTAGAATAATACTGCTTATTATTTCTTACTTGGAAAGTTGTATGACATGCAAGCATATATATGCAGGAAATTAGATATCAGTAATTCAGATATTTCACATGGGATGCTCTGGAGATGGTGACAATCTCCACAAGTTACTGGCCTGAATTTGATGTCACCTGGTCACCATTCTGTGTAAGATTCTGTATAACATTAGTAGACATGTTCATCAACTTCAAAACTGTGGCGAAAGTATAAAACCACTAAAAATCTCCTCATTAGGGAAACACTTGTGTGGTGATACAGTGAACAAGTACAGAAGTGTGGCTGTAATTTACAGTTATAAGTTCAAGGAGCAGAATAAGTAAAAACATATAAGGCAACACGAGGTTGTCTAAAAGGAGTTAGATTTCTGTGTAGCTCTCCAGTAACACATCTGTTACCTCTGACAGGGTATCTTTATTGCAAGGGAggtggaaaagaaggaaaagaggagactgagaaaatgaatgggaagggaaggaaggaggagaaaagaagggaggaaggaagaaggggaagtgGGGAAAGGGCAAGAATTGCATAGAAACAGAATTGCATAGAAAATAACGTCCATCTGTATATATAagtggaataaagaaaaaaagaaaggaaacccAAGCAGGCTGAGAAGAAAGGGTCAAGTTtaatgatggaagaaaaatacagatactGGCAGTGGAAAATAGAAGGGAGATCTCCAGAGGATTAAAATATTGCTACTCTATTTCCTGGAAAATGCAGTGTAATTCTTAGTTGAGttttccaaactgtttttctCAAAATTTCCCATCATTGTTCTGAATTTTAAGAGGGATGTGGATCACTtggtcattttcttttaatgcagttaGTATTCCAGTCCAGAAGTGGGAGTGGAATTTTGAAGGTCCAAAATTAAAAGGAGTGATTTCAATTGACTTGATTCCAATTGGCATTCTATATTTAcaatgaaattattcttttcagaCTTTATTGCAGTTTCAGTTACCATCATGAGAACAAATGTGGGTGATTTTGTTCATACTGAGGAACACCTTCTACCTTCTTCATCTAAATAGATAGTTATAATAAAAGTGTATGCACCATTACGatataaaaatctgtatttgtgTCTGTAGCTATCTGGATGGGAGCTTAAATAAATATACCAACAGACTCTGCCACCTTTATtcacatttcagtgttttaatctTCAGTGTTTCACTTGGGATGGATTTTGATCACCTTAGCAATGTTTCACAACTAGCTCTATGGATATAAACAAGTGTCCTTACAGAACAGCATGCTAAACTGTTCAAATATAGCCCGTGGATCTCCAGAAGACTGTGTATTTTTTGCAGTATTATACAGTAAGTTTCAAGACTACGACCTCTTATTTTTCTACTGTAGCAGTATTTCAATCCTTATACTCAATACAAGTAAAAGGTGAAAGTGTAAGACCAGAGTAAAAAGATTCAGAGTGGGAAAAAGGACTGTATAGCCAAAagtgaaattaagaaaatgtgtGTGAGACCGATAGGAAGACAAGGTAATATTTATGATTTAATATTAAATGCTGATTTTAGAGACATACACTACTCTGGTTGCAAGACTCTCAATTATACATATCCCTTCAGCTCTCAGTCACTATGATTTCACAAGAAACTATTGCATTACATTGCAGCtgcaaaaccccaaaacccatcTCACCTCTCTAAATCAATATTTTTGATTTAGTTACCTTCTGGATTCTAGGCAAACTTTTGGCCAAATACATGTCTGCACTTAGGATGTCAAATTTCCCCAAAATGGGAAATGTTTCACAATTTTTCCCAGCTGTCATTCCATCTACTTTAAATTAGTCTTCTGCAGAATACTCTTGCATTTCTTATAGCACATTCTCTGTGAAATCACAGAGGCAATTCATGATTTTGGATCACAGCTGATCCACATAACTTGCAAACTAAGCCCCTGACCGATTGATCAGATTACTATGGAAGGACCTTTGAGCCAAGACAGATTCtgactgaagtcagtggaaCTCTGTGCATACCCAAAGGTATatcctgctgttttctgctaGTGATCAGTCGGACTCTAATACTTTTCCTATTTTAGACTATGTATGTTAGTAATACATGTTACTATTAATAGCATTTAATAaggcacttaaaaaaaaaagaagtcctcAAATCCCTAGGTCATATGGACATCACTGGGGTGGGGGATAGAAAGTTCTTATCTATTAGTTTGATAAACCAGGAGTACTGCttactgttgtttcttttgtagtCAACTGGAAGCAAAAACCTAGTGTCCTGCTTACTTAGCACAGTGGTGTCTATTTATTGCAGGATTTTATGTGCATAGATATGCTAAAATTTGTATCTATTTTGATTCCTTAAAAAAGTTCAAGTATTTTGGACCCAGATTTGAGGTGATACATCTGAAGATATTACGTATGCTAAGGAATACTCTTGACACTCTTTATGTGCCCAGTTACTACTGCAAATAATAATGCACTGCAAGCAAGGTGGACACTAAGTTTTAGCTATAATGTTTACTCTTCAATAACAGATGGCTTCCACACCTGTGCAATGACGCCagctttctttgctgaaaaTTTTGGCCTCGGAGCAGTAAACAAAGTTGTAGTGGATTCTGGCTTAGAAAATGCAGAATAGGCTGTTGGTGCATATGATTCATTTACTGGGTTGGAGGCATTTGATTGGAACGATGGTTGTGAACTGTAGGCTGGGACAGAGTACACTGAAGATGCCCGGGCGTTTGTAGGAGATCCAGGACCAGGGAGTCGTAAGGATGTAGCTTGCTTTGAAGTGGGCAACTTTGGTATCTGCTTAATAGAAAAGCTTTCCTTACCACTAGGAGGTTGAAAAGTAAATAATGATGCATCAAGTTGGTAAGGTTGGTGTTTCATAATATCCAAAGTGTTGAGACCTTTCTTAGGTTTTCTTTTGGTATTTTTAGTAGCAGCAGTGGACTTAGGGAAAGGCTTGGTAGCACCAGGAGGATAAGATGGACTGTGTATGGGATTATAAGCAACAGGCGGAGGTGCTCGGACATTAGATGAATATTTCCAAGAAGCTGGTAAAGATGGAGTTGGAGATGAGGCTCGTGCCATGTTTGCTTGCACAGTCTCTGAATCAACCACATACTTCTCCATTCGAGAATGCCTTCTGGCAAATAATTGGGCTCCTTTTCCCCTCATCTCTGGTGGCATCTCAAAGGGTTTTGTTTCTCCAGCACTTGGTGTGGTTGGTGTCTTGGGTGGGTTGTTTGGACTCGCTAGGGTTGCCTGAGGCCCTTTGAAAGGACCAGATAGGTTGAGAGTATTAGGGGGATTGGCAGAGGGAGAATGAGGATACTGTGGGGATTTGAGTGGTGCAGGATATGCTGCCTGCGGTGAGGCTGGAGCTGGGAAAGAAGGAGCTTTGTTAGAAGCCACAGCTGGTGACCAAACTGGTGAGACTggagtgccagcagcaggagagacCTTGAGTGAAGGCTTTGGAGCAATAGGAGGAGGGGCCTTTTGCTTAGATGCTTGACCCTGCATGAAATTGCAAGCTTCTGCTCCCAAACTGAGGTAGTCTTCTTCAGGTCCTGACTCAAAACCAGCTCCAGAACCCTTTTTACCTTCTGCATTGTGTACAAGGGACAACAGGGCAGGATTCGGACTTACTTTGGGTGCTTCTTTGAAAGAGAACATAGGCTTTGATGTGCTCCTTCTCTTTGCCTCTTGCAGTATCCCAGTTCTTTTGGCTGGCACTGCAATCCTCTCATCTCTGGATGCTATACGTTCGGTTGGCTCTGTGTGTGACCACAGAATTGGTGCAGCTTTgcttgctgcaggagctgatAAAGGTCTATATAAAGCCTCTGGTGGTGGGCTGATAGAGCAGTAGGGAGGAGGCGCTGGTAAATCTGAAAGAGGACTAGTGACATTTCTTGTGGGCGAAAATGGTGCGGCTGCTCGGTTTTGAACCCCAAAAGGGAAGGGTTTAGCTGTTCTGTTCAAAGATGATGCTTTTTGATGTTCAGAAGACTGAAAAGCGAGGTTTGTGTCTGCTGCTAAACCAAAACCATTTTGTTGCACAATTTTACCATCATTCTGGCTCACATCTGCATAGCTTTTGCTTATGCAGGGTTGCTGTCttaacatttcttcctcttttgttttatagGCTGAAGAGCTTACTTGCTGGAAGTTCTCTGACACAGCGACTTCCCTTTGTTCCTCTGCATGCACTGTGCGTGCCTTCATCTCCTCTTGCTCAGCTGTAATCTGATCCATCCTCTGCCGTCTCCTGGCAAACATGAGGGCCCCTTTACCTGTCGTCTCTGGAAGCGTCTGCATCTCGTCTCcactttttgtcttcttttcaaCCTCAAGTAGACCACTGTCCCAATCAAATGTCACAATCTTCTTGTCGTTGTCAAGGTCAGAGAAGAAATCTTCATCTATTTCTGACTCACTTGTTGCAAGCAAACTCActtcaaaagtattttctttgtccCCCTCTTCAACTTCACCTTCTTCACCCTCGTCTTCGTCACGTTCGAGCTCCCCCGTCCCGTAGCTGACTAAAGTATATTTCCTCGCCCTTTGACGACGCTTCTTGAACATCAACACCCCCTTGGAATTGGGGTTGGGAGCTGCCGTCAGCAGCAATGCAATACTTTTACATTTAGATTTGGCTTCTTTCACCTGCTTCTCTGACAGGCTCTCACTTCGCCGGAGTCCTGTGGAAAGAATCAACATGCACATTTAATTGCACGCAGCCCACAAAAATACATAGAGCTTATTAGCAAGTAGTTATGCATTTGTCTATAGGGAAGTTTACATACTGCCCCTCTCCCTgatattaaaacatttcttttcttgtgcaTGGAGGGGTGGCTATGCATATGCTTTGCCCACAATAACAACTGTGGTATAAATTCCATACCCAGCATTCCTTCCTTAGAGCCACACCCAGACAGGCTTAAAGGCTACATCACTTTCTTTAATTCAAGAGTGTGTCTTTTTTTCAAGGTGTGTTGAAAACTGTGCATTGTGTCTGACAGCGGTAGCAGTTTCTACCATTTAAGACATTATTGCACTATAAAACCTTTGTAGTTGATAAAAATAGGTATATATATAGatctatatatgtatgtattagCTATTTAAAAGCAAGTATATATCCCTGGAAATATACaaagaaattattaattttcagCTCCCTCGAAGACAGTGGGAGTGCAAACATAATCCAAAATTGTACAGGATATAACATCTCcaggatatttatttttaaaatgtggcAAGAATGAATACACATTTAAGAACCTAATGGAGGAGGCTCCTAccaaaataatatatatttcttaaagcATAAAGTATTGGTTTTCATCAAATCATGGGGGGAACAGGAATATCTGCAGCTATGAAGGTGATAGATGCACTGTACATCAGCATGACCACCTCACTAgcttctctcttttaaaaagcttgattttaaaataaaaagctaattCTGCCTGGGTCAATGGCTGCATTCCagttattttcaaaaggaaaaggtgtGCCTCTGATTTGTGAAAATAAACCAGTTAAGCATTATCTTCTGCTAGcacaaataaagcaaacttGTTAAAGAAAGCACCGTGATGTATTTTCTATTAATGAAAGTCAGAGGATGAAGCCTGATACTTCTCCTATTAAAGACACTTGGAGTTTTGCCATTATGCCAGATGACAGCATGACTAGACCAGTGGTTCTCACAAGAAgctataaaagcaaaaagagcacAGTGCCTTTACCAGCAATTTgtagtattttgttttgagagGTTCAAATCACCAAATCCTTGGCTCAGTCCCTTGACAAGTCAAATTCTTACATTGTTTACTGGAGACAATTTCAAAATGATGGCCTGTACCTTTAGAGTGTCTCTGCAAACAGATAGGGTCACCCTTCAGCATTTAAGTTCCATGCTTTCAAATAAGCTGCTTTTGCATAAGCAGTAGGGAGTGTTTATCTAGGAGGGGAATTCAACAGGTACCCATAGTAATGTGGAAAGCAAAAATTgaaacttttcattttgctagtgtatctttctgcatttcatctgCATAGTTACTTAATCAATAGAGGTAGAAGCTTCCAGAAGAAATATTAATCAGATAAATGTAGTCTAATTACTATGTACAGGTAACATTTATGTTAAGGAATTAAAGCACCTGtaataaatattctttgtaATTTagactgaaatgctgcattgtAACTTTTAatttgacaaaaacaaacacccatGTCTTATATGCATGgtattttctgcttgcagatTATTCTTCTATGCTTAGCAATGGGATAGTTCTAACGtgtaaatcacattttaaaaataataataaaataaaatattttgatagatTAAATCAGTTCCTACAGATAATGGCCTGCCACTAAGTTAAAAAGAATTAAGGCTGTTGTAGTTGGGATgggaaaaggcaaaatataCATCCTACATGAAGGAAGACTTTGTCATGTAATATTTAGTTTGTTCTATATACTCTTGCCTTTTTAGAAAGGCAGTACAATTCGCTAAGATACACAGGCACAGTCCCACAGATGGTTCTAACTTCACAGCCAAAATGTTAAGTATGTGCACTCTTCTTATA
This region of Coturnix japonica isolate 7356 chromosome 4, Coturnix japonica 2.1, whole genome shotgun sequence genomic DNA includes:
- the SYNPO2 gene encoding synaptopodin-2 isoform X1, whose translation is MLPNCTRKMGTGDYICIAMSGGAPWGFRLQGGKEQKQPLQIAKVRNKSKAAKAGLCEGDEVVSINGKPCGDLTYAEVIVLMESLTDVLQMLIKRSSSGINETLNAERENGKHDNIKNEDYRESTTLQINTAKEIPHGDLCITEIYSETHQGAGESNIHFSEMKQETTKIHRITPKVIGTSKALVTDEDRGKTEERRPGNMVELQLSLPNDGHKSTNAAAVTLLGAEKCTPSGRGPSVQEDGTNPVIAIPLSVKEGNVQWSSKVVQFSSSKEVKRIQSAAPTIPRIEVILDCSDREKEAPKSLAERGCVESQVEGGQSEAPPSLPSFAISSEGTEQGEDNQHSERDHRPLKHRARHARLRRSESLSEKQVKEAKSKCKSIALLLTAAPNPNSKGVLMFKKRRQRARKYTLVSYGTGELERDEDEGEEGEVEEGDKENTFEVSLLATSESEIDEDFFSDLDNDKKIVTFDWDSGLLEVEKKTKSGDEMQTLPETTGKGALMFARRRQRMDQITAEQEEMKARTVHAEEQREVAVSENFQQVSSSAYKTKEEEMLRQQPCISKSYADVSQNDGKIVQQNGFGLAADTNLAFQSSEHQKASSLNRTAKPFPFGVQNRAAAPFSPTRNVTSPLSDLPAPPPYCSISPPPEALYRPLSAPAASKAAPILWSHTEPTERIASRDERIAVPAKRTGILQEAKRRSTSKPMFSFKEAPKVSPNPALLSLVHNAEGKKGSGAGFESGPEEDYLSLGAEACNFMQGQASKQKAPPPIAPKPSLKVSPAAGTPVSPVWSPAVASNKAPSFPAPASPQAAYPAPLKSPQYPHSPSANPPNTLNLSGPFKGPQATLASPNNPPKTPTTPSAGETKPFEMPPEMRGKGAQLFARRHSRMEKYVVDSETVQANMARASSPTPSLPASWKYSSNVRAPPPVAYNPIHSPSYPPGATKPFPKSTAATKNTKRKPKKGLNTLDIMKHQPYQLDASLFTFQPPSGKESFSIKQIPKLPTSKQATSLRLPGPGSPTNARASSVYSVPAYSSQPSFQSNASNPVNESYAPTAYSAFSKPESTTTLFTAPRPKFSAKKAGVIAQERSSGRSLSLPGKPSFISRATSPISPLIFQPAPDYFSKPDTAADKPSKRLTPWEAAAKSPLGLVDEAFGPQNMQESIAANVVSAAHRKTLPEPPDEWKQKVSYEPPLPSPSLALLGGKQSGVTSARKSSLSLSNATTQAGSQQQYAYCSQRSQTDPDIMSMDSRSDYGLSTADSNFNPQPRGWRRPT
- the SYNPO2 gene encoding synaptopodin-2 isoform X2; amino-acid sequence: MLPNCTRKMGTGDYICIAMSGGAPWGFRLQGGKEQKQPLQIAKVRNKSKAAKAGLCEGDEVVSINGKPCGDLTYAEVIVLMESLTDVLQMLIKRSSSGINETLNAERENGKHDNIKNEDYRESTTLQINTAKEIPHGDLCITEIYSETHQGAGESNIHFSEMKQETTKIHRITPKVIGTSKALVTDEDRGKTEERRPGNMVELQLSLPNDGHKSTNAAAVTLLGAEKCTPSGRGPSVQEDGTNPVIAIPLSVKEGNVQWSSKVVQFSSSKEVKRIQSAAPTIPRIEVILDCSDREKEAPKSLAERGCVESQVEGGQSEAPPSLPSFAISSEGTEQGEDNQHSERDHRPLKHRARHARLRRSESLSEKQVKEAKSKCKSIALLLTAAPNPNSKGVLMFKKRRQRARKYTLVSYGTGELERDEDEGEEGEVEEGDKENTFEVSLLATSESEIDEDFFSDLDNDKKIVTFDWDSGLLEVEKKTKSGDEMQTLPETTGKGALMFARRRQRMDQITAEQEEMKARTVHAEEQREVAVSENFQQVSSSAYKTKEEEMLRQQPCISKSYADVSQNDGKIVQQNGFGLAADTNLAFQSSEHQKASSLNRTAKPFPFGVQNRAAAPFSPTRNVTSPLSDLPAPPPYCSISPPPEALYRPLSAPAASKAAPILWSHTEPTERIASRDERIAVPAKRTGILQEAKRRSTSKPMFSFKEAPKVSPNPALLSLVHNAEGKKGSGAGFESGPEEDYLSLGAEACNFMQGQASKQKAPPPIAPKPSLKVSPAAGTPVSPVWSPAVASNKAPSFPAPASPQAAYPAPLKSPQYPHSPSANPPNTLNLSGPFKGPQATLASPNNPPKTPTTPSAGETKPFEMPPEMRGKGAQLFARRHSRMEKYVVDSETVQANMARASSPTPSLPASWKYSSNVRAPPPVAYNPIHSPSYPPGATKPFPKSTAATKNTKRKPKKGLNTLDIMKHQPYQLDASLFTFQPPSGKESFSIKQIPKLPTSKQATSLRLPGPGSPTNARASSVYSVPAYSSQPSFQSNASNPVNESYAPTAYSAFSKPESTTTLFTAPRPKFSAKKAGVIAQDPHPDFLACRMQSDWL